The following nucleotide sequence is from Tardiphaga alba.
GGTGGGCATGTGGTCGGTGATGAAGGTGACGTCGATATAGGTCTGTCCGATAAAGAGCGCTTTCATGAATCCGTCCGTCGCGTCAGGGTGATGGCGGTGCGGCCGCCGGCATCGGCCACCTCACGCAGCTTAGCAGCGCCGCCGCCGCCCGCCATCGAAATTGTGCGGTGCCGCAAGATCGTCCCGCGACTCCTGTCTGTGCCCCCGTCATGGCCACACTGGGGCAAATCGGGCGTTGAAACTGCGTCGTCTTGACCGCTCCGCCGGAAAAGCTGCCATAGTGGCCGGATAAGAAACGGGAAGGAGCAAGCGATGATCACCGGGCTCGATCATGTCGTCATTCTGCTGGACGATCTGGAGGCAGGCATCGCCACCTATCAGACGCTGTTCGCGCGAAAGCCGTCCTGGCGCAGCACCAGCGAAGGCGCGGAGCTCGCGATCTTCACGCTCGCCAATATGTCCGTCGAACTAATGGCGCCCCATGGCGACGGCACCGCCGCCACGCGGATCCGGGCTGTGCTGCCGGAAAGCGGCGCGACACTGGCCAGCATCTGCTTTGCCACCTCCGACATCGCAAAGATGCATCGCCGCCTCGATCGCGTGGCGCTGAAGCCGGACCCTGTCACCGAGGTTGAAAGCCGGGATCGCAACACCGGCGCCGTGTTGTCCTGGAAGCGCACACGTGCGGCCACCGATCACACCCGCGGCGTGCGTCAGTTCTTTCTCGAATTGAACGGCGAGCGCGAGGTCTCGACCAGCACCGCCGAGACGCCGATCGTCGGCCTCGATCACATCGTCGTCTCGACGCAGGATCCCGAGCGTGCCGCTGCGCTTTATGGCGCGCGGCTCGGCCTCGATCTCGCGCTGGATCGCTCTAATCCTGATTGGGGCCACCTGATGTTTTTCCGCTGCGGCGACCTCATCGTCGAGGTGGTGAAGCGCCCGCATGACCAGGGCGACGTCAATCGCGATCAGCTGTGGGGCATGACATGGCGCGTCGCCGATATCGATGCCGTGCGCGAGCGTCTGCTGGCCGCCCATGTCACCGTCTCCGAGGTCCGCAACGGCCGCAAGCCCGGCACCCGCGTCGCCAGCCTGAAAGACGGCACGCTGGGCATTCCGACACTGCTGATCGAGCGGACGGAGAGGGAAGGGTAAATCGTAGGGCGGATGAGGCGAAGCCGTAATCCGCCGGCCGACCTTATAGCTGAAACTGCGCGGCGGATTACGCTTTGCTCATCCGCCCTACGGATGAACCGCGCATCACCGCACGAAATGCCCCACACCCTGCCATAGCAGCACGATCGAGATCACCAGCAGCATGGCATAGGCGATGTTGTAGAACAGGTTTGTCGGTGTGCGTTTCACCAGCCAGATGCCGGCGAAATTCGTCGCCACGGCCGCTGGCAGCAGCAGCAGCGATGTCGCGAAATTCGCGGTGTTGAATTGGCCGAGCGCGAGATACGGCACGATCTTCAGCGCATTCACGATGGCGAAGAAGATGGTCATGGTGCCGACCAGCACCATTTTCGGCAATCGCTGCGGCAGCACATAGACCTGAAACGGCGGCGCGCCTGCCTGCGTCATGAATGACGTGAAGCCCGAGACCGCGCCCCAGAATACGCCGGCGGCTGGCCCCATACGGCGCGGCTCGATTTGTGCGCGCTTGCGCCAGACATCGACAACGAAGACCAGGCCGATCAGGCCGACAATGATGCGCACCGCATCGTCTGAAATGATCGCGGCGAACAACCATGCGATCGCCATACCGATGATGGCGCCGGGCAGCATGATCTTGAGGTTCGATGCATCCCATTCGCGGCGATAGACATAGAGCGAGATCAGGTCTTGCGTGATCAGCACTGGCAGCAGCAGGGCTGCGGCTTCCAGCGGCGGCAGATACAGCGCCAGCAGCGGTGTCGCCGCAATACCGACACCGGCGAAGCCGCCCTTGGACAGGCCGAGGAACAGCACGGCCGGAATGGCGACGACATAGAAGAATGGGTCGGTGATGATGGTGGGCACGGCAGGATCCAGTTGGGTCGCGCTGTGATAGCGATGCGATCGCTAAAAGGCGACGGATGTTTGTGCATACTCGCCAGACCGTATGCTGTTCTCAATGCTGCAACCGCATGCTACAGGCGATGAGGTTGCCGGTGTGATCCATCATCCCGGTCAGCGACAGGGACAACGTTTGGCCAAGAAACAAACAATCAAGCCAACGATCAGGAAACGATCGACCAAGGCGGGCAGGGTAACGAGGTGGCAGCGCGATCCCGAGGGCATGCGCCTGCGCATCCTCGAAGCGGCGACCAAGGAATTCGCGTCACGGGGTCTCGCCGGCGCACGCGTCGACCGCATTGCAGCAGCCGCGGGCGCCAACAAGCGCATGCTGTATTACCATGTCGGAAAGAAGGATGATCTCTATCTGGCGGTGCTGGAAGGCACCTATGCCAAGATCCGCGCCGAAGAGCGCACGCTCGACCTCGAACATCTCGATCCGCCGGAAGCCATCGAGAGCCTGATCACCTTCACCTGGAATTACTTCATCCGTAATCCGGAATTCCTCGCGCTGCTGAACACCGAGAATCTGGAGCGGGCGAAGCACATCAAGCGCTCCGACAAGGTGAAGTCGATGCATTCGCCCTTCGTGGAAATGATCCGCGAAGTGGTGCTGCGCGGCGTTGCGTCTGGCGATTTCAAGGTCGCGATGGATCCGGTGCAGCTTTACATCTCCATCGCCGGTCTCAGCTTCTTCTATATCGGCAACAATGCCACGCTGAGCGTGATCTTCGGCCGCGATCTGCTCGCCAAGGACGCCAAGGACGAGCGTCTGGCGCATATGGTGTCCCTCATTTTGGGTGCGCTGACGGGGCGTTCGGCTGCGGAGATTGCGGTGCCAACTCCGCAGACGATAGCCGCGCGCGTGGCCCAATAGCGCCTCGGCCGTAGCCCGGATGGAGCGTAGCGCAATCCGGGATTCAGCGTTTCAGTCAGATCGCCGGTCCCCGGATGACGCTGTGCTCCATGCGGGCTACGAGGTCCGCTTTCCCGACGTAAGCTTCTGAATTCACTTCATAAAAATTTGTAATTAATCGCCCAATTGACAACGCAACTCGTGTGGCTAGTATTTATCCAACGAGTTAATTGCGACCGCGAAGCCGGCATTTGGGAGACGAAACGCGTGAGTGAGAAAAAGGCGCCAGGAGCAGTGACCAGACTGCTGAATTCATCGTGGCTGCGCCCGTTCATCTTTCTGCTGTTCATCATCGCCGCATGGGATCTCTCGATCCGCATCTTCGGCATTCCGGCCTATCAGATCCCGGCGCCGATCGACGTGGTGAAGGTGCTCTACACCGATTGGCCCGAACTGCTGTCGCAGTCGTGGCCGACGACTTACGCGACGCTGCTCGGCTTCCTCGCTTCTGCCGTGTTCGGCATTCCGATCGCGATGCTGATCGCCGGCTCGCGCACGGTGGAGAGCTATGTCTATCCGCTGCTGGTGTTCTCGCAGTCGATCCCGAAGGTCGCCATCGCGCCGCTATTCGTTGTCTGGTTCGGCTTCGGCATCATTCCGAAAATCATCTCGGCCTTCCTGCTCGGCTTCTTCCCGGTGGTGGTCTCCGCCGTGCAGGGCTTCAAGTCCGTCGATCCCGACATGGTCGATCTCGCCCGCGCCATGAAGGGCAGCCGTTTCCGCGTGTTCTGCGCCGTGAACCTGCCGCATGCGATGCCGGCGATCTTCTCGGGCCTCAAGGTCTCGGTCACGCTCGCCGTCGTGGGCGCTGTGGTCGGCGAGTTCGTCGGCTCCAATTCCGGCATCGGCTATGTGCTGCAGCGCTCCATCGGCACCTTCGATCTGCCGACCATGTTCGCAGCGCTCGTCATTCTCGCACTGCTCGGCGTGATCCTGTTCTGGCTGGTCGATCGCATCGAGCGGATTGCGATTCCGTGGCACGTCAGCCAGCGCGCTGATGTCTTCGTCGCGTCCTGACCGGGCGCCAAACTGCAAAACGCGGCCCGACTGAACGGGCCGCCTTCACCTGCTTCAAAGGGAGGCTGACTATGCTGAAATGGGTTACCGCTGTTTCCACCGCTGTTTCCACCGCTGCGATCACCGCAGCCATCGCCTTCACCACGCCGGCCGCTGCCGCCGACAAGGTGACGCTGATGCTCAACTGGTATGTCTATGGCGAGCACGCGCCGTTCTATTACGGCAAGGCCAAGGGCATCTATGCCGCTGAAGGCATCGATCTCGACATTCAGGAAGGCCGTGGTTCGGCCAACACCGTGCAGGCCGTCGCTGCCAAGACCGTGAACTTCGGCTATGCCGACGTCCCGACCATGATGCGCGCCGCCGTGAAGGGCGCCCCGGTGGTCGCCACCGGCGTGCTGCTGCAGACCACGGCCATGTCGGCCATGGGCTTTGTCGAGAAGAACATCAAGAAGCCCGAAGACCTCAAGGGCAAGACCGTTGCCGTCACGCCGGCGGATGCGCTGAGCCAGATCTGGCCGCTGTTCCTCAAGAAGGCCGGCCTCAAGGAAAGCGATCTCAAGACCGTCGCCGGCGATGCGCAGACCAAGCTGAACGCCGTCATCAACGGCCAGGCCGATGTGCTGCTCGGCTACGTCATGGATCAGTCCATGAAGATCAAGGATGCCACCGGTAAGGACGTCAACGCGATCAAGTTCGCGGATTACGGCATCCATCTCGTCTCGTCGGGCATCATCGCCAATACCGATTGGGCCAAGGCCAATCCGGATCTCGTCAAGCGCTTCATGAAGGCGACCATCAAGTCGGTCGAGGAAGCCCAGAAGGATCCGAAGCTCGCCGCGCAGTCGATCCTCGATGCCAACCCCAAGGGCGGCAAGATCGACACGCTCACCCAGGGTTTCGAGCTCACCACCCAGTTCTACAAGACGCCGGAAACCAAGGACAAGCCGGTGTTCTCGGTCACCGACCAGAACATGAAGGAGTCGGTGGAGCTGATGGTCGAATATGGCGGTCTGGAAGCGAAGGCCAAGGACAATCCGAAGGCCTTCTACACCAACGACTATCTGCCGAAGTAAGCGAACGCGAATAGGACGACCGATGACTGCAACGATGAAAGCCACGAACCTCATGAGCGTCGATCAACCCAGCGCGCATCTTCGTGTCGTGTCGGAGCAGCCGCAAAGCACGACGTCGGGGATCAATCTCTCCGGCGTCTCCAAGACCTACGGGACCGGTGACGGCAAGGTGCAGTCGCTGCGTCCCCTGGACTTCCACATCAATGACGGCGAGTTCTTCGTCGTGGTCGGTCCCTCCGGCTGCGGCAAGTCCACGCTGCTGAAGATGATCTCGGGCCTGTTGCCGCCGACCACCGGCGAAATCCGCGTCGATGGCAACAAGGTCACCGAGCCTCATGGCGATGTCGGCATCGTGTTCCAGAACGCGCTGCTGCTGCCGTGGCGGAACATCCTGAACAACGTGCTGATGCCCATCGATATGAAGGGCGAGAAGCGCGAGAAATATACGCCGCGCGCCAAAGAGCTGCTGAAGATGGTCGGCCTCGAAGGCTTCGAGAAGAAGCTGCCGTGGCAGTTGTCCGGCGGCATGCAGCAGCGCGCCTCGATCTGCCGCGCACTGGTGCACGATCCCAAGATCATGATGATGGACGAGCCGTTCGGCGCGCTCGATGCCATGACGCGCGAGAAGATGAATGTCGAGCTGTCGCGCATCCAGCGCACCACCGGCAAGACGATCTTGCTGATCACCCATTCGATTCCCGAAGCGGTGTTCCTCGCCGACAAGGTGCTGGTGATGACCGAACGCCCCGGCGGCATCGCGGCGATCTACGACGTGCCGCTCGGCCGCGAACGCAATCTCGATGTGATGTCGAACCCGATCTTCACCGATCTGGTGGCCCGCATCCGCAAGCATTTTATGACCAACAGCACGCTGGACTGACGGCGATGCGCATAAACCCATCCCCGTCATTGCGAGCCCTGGCGAATTGGAGAATCCAATTCGCTGGGCGAAGCAATCCAGTTCTTTGCCAAAGCCTGGATTGCCGCGTCGCTTCGCTCCTCGCAATGACGGCTGAGAGGTCGTAGCTCCCAATGACATCAGCCCCACGCATCGCCTTGCGAGACATTACGCTGTTCGAGCGCCCGACGGCGTTTGTGCGGCCGTTCCGCTTTGGCAGCGTGACGGTGCATGCAGCACCACAGGCGTTTGTGCGCGTCGAGCTCGAAGTCGAGGGCAGGGGCGTGTTCGTCGGCGCTTCCGCCGAGTTGATGGTGCCAAAGTGGTTCGACAAGCGGCCGCATCTCGCCATCGATGACACCGTGAACGAGCTGCGGCAGTCGCTGGCGATCGCGAAGGACCTCTATCGCGCGCAGTCCGGCTTCATCACCGCTTTTGGTCTGCATGCCGCCTGCATCGGTGCGCAGATGCAGATGTGCGCCGCACGAGACATCCCGCCGCTCGCGGCATGTTTCGGTCCCGCCGAGATCGACAAGGCCGTGCTTGACGCCTTGCTGCGCGGTCTCGGCACCGATTTCTTCTCCGGCATGAAGGCTAACGTCGCCGGCCTCACGCCGCGTCTTGCGCCCGATCTCGGAGCCGATGATATCGCGACCTTCCTCGCCAGCCGTGAGCGCCTGCCGCGCGTCGCGCTGCGCCACACCGTCGGTCTCGATGACGTGATCGAAGGCGAGGGCGGTGTCGCCGATCCCTCGGAGAATTCGGGCGCGCGCTATTTCAAGCTGAAGATGAATGGCGATCCCGATGCCGATGCAAAGCGCCTGACGCGGATCGGCAATGCGCTCGCCACGCTGCCTTACGACTATCAGGTCACGCTCGATGCGAACGAGCAATATGCCGATCTCGAAGCGCTCTGCACGCTCGTCGATCGCCTCGATAAGGACACAGCCCTCGCGCCGATCGCGTCAAAACTGCTCTATATCGAGCAGCCGATGCCACGCGATATCACGCGCGAACAGCCGCTCGGCATGCTCTCCTCGCGCTCCTTCATCATCGACGAAGCCGATGACAGCTGGGATGCATTCCCGGCCGCCAAGCAACTCGGCTATCGCGGCATCTCGTCAAAGTCCTGCAAGGGCTTTTACAAATCCATCGTCAATGCGACCCGCGCTGCCGCGTGGAGCGCGCAGGGCGCGCCGCATTTCATCACCGGCGAGGATCTCACCTGCCAGGCCGGCCTCGGCGTGCAGCAGGATCTCGCGCTCGGCGCGCTGATCGGCGTCACCCATGCCGAGCGCAACGGCCATCATTACGTCGATGGTTTTGGCTTCGCGCCCGCTGGCGAGGCGGAGGCCTTCCTGCAGGCCCATCCCGATCTCTACAGCCGCGATGAGGATTTCATCCGCCTGCAGATCAATGACGGCGATCTCCTCACGGAATCGCTCACCACTCCCGGATTTGCATCCGGCGCACATCCGGACTGGACGGCACTCACGCCGCTCGCAGTCCCTGAACCAAAAGTCCTCCAGGAGTCCTGACTATGGCTGTCCACCGCCTCGGCATTATCATGAACGGCATCACCGGCCGTATGGGTCTCAACCAGCATCTGATCCGTTCGATCGTTGCGATCCGCGCGCAGGGCGGTGTCACGCTCAAGAACGGCGACCGCATGATGCCGGATCCGATCCTGGTCGGCCGCAATGCCGAGAAGATCGAAGGCCTCGCCAAGCGCTTCGGCATCGAGCGCTGGACCACCGATCTCGACAAGGCACTGCAGGATCCGAACGATACCATCTTCTTCGATGCCGCGACGACCCAGGCGCGCCCGGGCCTGCTGCAGAAGGCGATTGCCGCCGGCAAGCACATCTATTGCGAGAAGCCGATTGCGACCAATCTCGCGGAAGCCCTCGACGTCATCAAGGTCGCCAATGCCAAGGGCCTCAAGCACGGCACGGTGCAGGACAAGCTGTTCCTGCCGGGCCTGAAGAAGCTGGCCATGCTGCGCGACTCCGGTTTCTTCGGCCGCATGCTCTCGGTGCGCGGCGAGTTCGGCTACTGGGTGTTCGAAGGCGACTGGCAGGAAGCCCAGCGCCCGTCCTGGAATTACCGCGCCGAAGACGGCGGCGGCATGATCCTCGATATGGTCTGCCACTGGCGCTATGTGCTCGATAATCTGTTCGGCGAAGTGGAGGCGCTGACCTGCCTCGGTACCACCGACATTCCGGAGCGTTGGGACGAGCAGGGCAAGAAGTACAAGGCGACCGCCGATGACTCCGCTTACGCCACCTTCCAGCTCAAGGGCGGCGTCATCGCCCACATGAACATGTCCTGGGCCACGCGCGTCTATCGCGATGACCTCGTGACCTTCCAGGTCGACGGCACCCATGGCTCGGCTGTGGCCGGTCTCACCGAGTGCATGATCCAGGCCCGCCAGGCGACGCCGCGTCCGGTCTGGAATCCCGACGAGAAGCGCACCCACGATTTCTACGGTGACTGGCAGAAGGTTCCTGACAACACCGTCGATGACAACGGCTTCAAGGTGCAGTGGGAAATGTTCATCCGCCATGTCTGCGAGGACGCGCCCTACAAGTACACGCTGCTCGAAGGAGCCAAGGGCGTGCAGACGGTCGAATGCGCGCTGCAGAGCTGGAAGGAGCGTCGCTGGGTCGATGTTCCCGCACTCAAGGTCTGAGGTCTCGTCATGAACAAGCCAGTCCAGTCCACCACCGGCTCCTCGCTGTCGTTGAAGCTGCCGACCGCCGATCGCAGCATCGAGACTTATCGTCTCGCAGCCTCGCGTTCGTTCCCGGCCAAGCTCACCGGCACGCTCAACCGCGTCGCCTTCTCGGCGGCGCATGTGGTGGCCGATCCGCTCGCTGAATGCGATCCGTGGCTCAATCAGGCCATCGATTGGGACAAGACCATCGCATTCCGTGAACATGTGTGGGATCTCGGCCTCGGCGTTGCCGAAGCCATGGACACCGCCCAGCGCGGAATGGGTCTGGACTGGCCGACTTCACTCGAACTCATCACGCGCTCGGTGAATGCCGCGAAGCCGCGTAACGGCCTCGTCTTCTCCGGCGCCGGCACCGATCACCTCGCGGTGGAAGATGCAAAATCCATCGACGACGTGATCAAGGCCTACGAACAGCAGTTCGAAGCCATCGAGAAAGTCGGTGGCCGCATCATCCTGATGGCGTCGCGTGCGCTGGCCAAGCTCGGCAAGAATGCCGACGATTATGCCAAGGTCTATGATCGCATCCTGTCACAGTCGCAGAACCCGGTGATCATCCACTGGCTCGGCGACATGTTCGATCCCGCGCTGACCGGTTACTGGGGCACGGCCGATCTCGGCAAGGCGATGGACACCGCCACCGATGTCATCAATCGCA
It contains:
- a CDS encoding dihydrodipicolinate synthase family protein, encoding MNKPVQSTTGSSLSLKLPTADRSIETYRLAASRSFPAKLTGTLNRVAFSAAHVVADPLAECDPWLNQAIDWDKTIAFREHVWDLGLGVAEAMDTAQRGMGLDWPTSLELITRSVNAAKPRNGLVFSGAGTDHLAVEDAKSIDDVIKAYEQQFEAIEKVGGRIILMASRALAKLGKNADDYAKVYDRILSQSQNPVIIHWLGDMFDPALTGYWGTADLGKAMDTATDVINRNAAKVDGVKISLLDAQREIDMRRRLVPDVKMYTGDDFNYAELIAGDDKGYSHALLGIFDAIAPAASYALSRLAAGDEAGFHDVLGPTVPLSRHIFKAPTRFYKTGIVFMAYLNGHQDHFTMIGGQESTRSTQHLAELFRLADKAGLLANPELAVARMKSVMATRGIDA
- a CDS encoding ABC transporter substrate-binding protein, which translates into the protein MLKWVTAVSTAVSTAAITAAIAFTTPAAAADKVTLMLNWYVYGEHAPFYYGKAKGIYAAEGIDLDIQEGRGSANTVQAVAAKTVNFGYADVPTMMRAAVKGAPVVATGVLLQTTAMSAMGFVEKNIKKPEDLKGKTVAVTPADALSQIWPLFLKKAGLKESDLKTVAGDAQTKLNAVINGQADVLLGYVMDQSMKIKDATGKDVNAIKFADYGIHLVSSGIIANTDWAKANPDLVKRFMKATIKSVEEAQKDPKLAAQSILDANPKGGKIDTLTQGFELTTQFYKTPETKDKPVFSVTDQNMKESVELMVEYGGLEAKAKDNPKAFYTNDYLPK
- a CDS encoding VOC family protein yields the protein MITGLDHVVILLDDLEAGIATYQTLFARKPSWRSTSEGAELAIFTLANMSVELMAPHGDGTAATRIRAVLPESGATLASICFATSDIAKMHRRLDRVALKPDPVTEVESRDRNTGAVLSWKRTRAATDHTRGVRQFFLELNGEREVSTSTAETPIVGLDHIVVSTQDPERAAALYGARLGLDLALDRSNPDWGHLMFFRCGDLIVEVVKRPHDQGDVNRDQLWGMTWRVADIDAVRERLLAAHVTVSEVRNGRKPGTRVASLKDGTLGIPTLLIERTEREG
- a CDS encoding Gfo/Idh/MocA family protein, which produces MAVHRLGIIMNGITGRMGLNQHLIRSIVAIRAQGGVTLKNGDRMMPDPILVGRNAEKIEGLAKRFGIERWTTDLDKALQDPNDTIFFDAATTQARPGLLQKAIAAGKHIYCEKPIATNLAEALDVIKVANAKGLKHGTVQDKLFLPGLKKLAMLRDSGFFGRMLSVRGEFGYWVFEGDWQEAQRPSWNYRAEDGGGMILDMVCHWRYVLDNLFGEVEALTCLGTTDIPERWDEQGKKYKATADDSAYATFQLKGGVIAHMNMSWATRVYRDDLVTFQVDGTHGSAVAGLTECMIQARQATPRPVWNPDEKRTHDFYGDWQKVPDNTVDDNGFKVQWEMFIRHVCEDAPYKYTLLEGAKGVQTVECALQSWKERRWVDVPALKV
- a CDS encoding sulfite exporter TauE/SafE family protein, whose protein sequence is MPTIITDPFFYVVAIPAVLFLGLSKGGFAGVGIAATPLLALYLPPLEAAALLLPVLITQDLISLYVYRREWDASNLKIMLPGAIIGMAIAWLFAAIISDDAVRIIVGLIGLVFVVDVWRKRAQIEPRRMGPAAGVFWGAVSGFTSFMTQAGAPPFQVYVLPQRLPKMVLVGTMTIFFAIVNALKIVPYLALGQFNTANFATSLLLLPAAVATNFAGIWLVKRTPTNLFYNIAYAMLLVISIVLLWQGVGHFVR
- a CDS encoding ABC transporter permease produces the protein MSEKKAPGAVTRLLNSSWLRPFIFLLFIIAAWDLSIRIFGIPAYQIPAPIDVVKVLYTDWPELLSQSWPTTYATLLGFLASAVFGIPIAMLIAGSRTVESYVYPLLVFSQSIPKVAIAPLFVVWFGFGIIPKIISAFLLGFFPVVVSAVQGFKSVDPDMVDLARAMKGSRFRVFCAVNLPHAMPAIFSGLKVSVTLAVVGAVVGEFVGSNSGIGYVLQRSIGTFDLPTMFAALVILALLGVILFWLVDRIERIAIPWHVSQRADVFVAS
- a CDS encoding ABC transporter ATP-binding protein; this translates as MTATMKATNLMSVDQPSAHLRVVSEQPQSTTSGINLSGVSKTYGTGDGKVQSLRPLDFHINDGEFFVVVGPSGCGKSTLLKMISGLLPPTTGEIRVDGNKVTEPHGDVGIVFQNALLLPWRNILNNVLMPIDMKGEKREKYTPRAKELLKMVGLEGFEKKLPWQLSGGMQQRASICRALVHDPKIMMMDEPFGALDAMTREKMNVELSRIQRTTGKTILLITHSIPEAVFLADKVLVMTERPGGIAAIYDVPLGRERNLDVMSNPIFTDLVARIRKHFMTNSTLD
- a CDS encoding TetR/AcrR family transcriptional regulator translates to MRLRILEAATKEFASRGLAGARVDRIAAAAGANKRMLYYHVGKKDDLYLAVLEGTYAKIRAEERTLDLEHLDPPEAIESLITFTWNYFIRNPEFLALLNTENLERAKHIKRSDKVKSMHSPFVEMIREVVLRGVASGDFKVAMDPVQLYISIAGLSFFYIGNNATLSVIFGRDLLAKDAKDERLAHMVSLILGALTGRSAAEIAVPTPQTIAARVAQ